A single genomic interval of Prionailurus viverrinus isolate Anna chromosome A2, UM_Priviv_1.0, whole genome shotgun sequence harbors:
- the SMIM24 gene encoding small integral membrane protein 24 isoform X1, with product MDRFWMTTGRVSLLEALVPCLVQAQPLAQRKPWLVGLGAALAALFLTFVFAVVYAVWCRESRDSNKEEDVGSVGKEEKEAEGDQGLELEEREVPPNREGVHILPQPPFSLARGTWGRNRAVGSPVFAGPRPGPVPLQSRFCCFWARTSSRCGAQGGFLGDERPSHRVPSFWSLSTPPPPTSWDCVRCRGWEETQLITPSSCPALWVAAPRPRPCCVALSM from the exons ATGGACAGGTTCTGGATGACCACTGGCCGGGTCtcccttctggaagctctggtCCCGTGCCTGGTTCAGGCGCAGCCCT TGGCCCAGAGGAAGCCGTggctggtggggctgggggccgcgCTGGCCGCCCTCTTCCTCACCTTCGTCTTCGCCGTGGTCTACGCTGTCTGGTGCAGAGAGTCCCGCGACAG CAACAAAGAGGAGGACGTGGGGAGtgtgggaaaggaggagaaagaagcagagggTGACCAGGggctggagctggaggagagagaggtgcCTCCAAACCGTGAAGGAGTG CAcatcctgccccagccccctttTTCACTGGCAAGAGGGACGTGGGGCAGAAACCGTGCAGTTGGCTCTCCAGTGTTTGCAGGGCCCAGGCCCGGTCCCGTCCCCCTGCAATCTCGCTTCTGCTGCTTCTGGGCAAGAACTTCCAGCCGATGCGGAGCGCAGGGCGGTTTCCTGGGAGACGAGCGCCCCTCCCACCGCGTGCCGAGTTTCTGGTcactgtccaccccccccccccccaccagctggGACTGCGTGCGGTGCCGAGGCTGGGAGGAGACGCAGCTCATcaccccctcttcctgccctgccctctgggTGGCGGCTCCGCGGCCCCGTCCTTGCTGTGTGGCCCTAAGTATGTAA
- the SMIM24 gene encoding small integral membrane protein 24 isoform X2 codes for MDRFWMTTGRVSLLEALVPCLVQAQPLAQRKPWLVGLGAALAALFLTFVFAVVYAVWCRESRDSNKEEDVGSVGKEEKEAEGDQGLELEEREVPPNREGVVSASQ; via the exons ATGGACAGGTTCTGGATGACCACTGGCCGGGTCtcccttctggaagctctggtCCCGTGCCTGGTTCAGGCGCAGCCCT TGGCCCAGAGGAAGCCGTggctggtggggctgggggccgcgCTGGCCGCCCTCTTCCTCACCTTCGTCTTCGCCGTGGTCTACGCTGTCTGGTGCAGAGAGTCCCGCGACAG CAACAAAGAGGAGGACGTGGGGAGtgtgggaaaggaggagaaagaagcagagggTGACCAGGggctggagctggaggagagagaggtgcCTCCAAACCGTGAAGGAGTGGTGAGCGCCTCCCAATGA